A section of the Anabaena cylindrica PCC 7122 genome encodes:
- the gntT gene encoding guanitoxin biosynthesis MATE family efflux transporter GntT — MNLTFSSQYDFIPRYFRLALANVLSNIMVPLANLVSVIFLGHLEEIHHFAGVTLAGNLLNFLYFVLLFLRMGTTGVTAQAVGRNDREGMLLVGLRNGLIALMLGSAIALLRYPLGEIGFALLNVTPEIKSSGLAYFNAQIWGAPAVLLNFVLIGWLLGREKSGLVVLLSFVGNGIKIALDYLFIIYLGWESTGAGVSSATSQYLSLLVGLIFLCREFQWIEIRTLAGKIWEISAIKSNLTLNGNIFISNLVLLFISLTFSYQGVQMGTMIYAQNALLWQIVSFNTYFVDGLGFGTETLVGNFKGKGSAQQLAPLAGVSVLTALVVGLFFGGVCVLFPDPIFRLLTNHTEVVSNIDTFVPWLLLVLILSSIDFTLEGYFLGLAQGHTLRNVSLIAFIVGFAPTNFVAIKFSSNHLLWLSLSVFYAIRMLMFVIKLPSTFSNDIDDSSVSLAALEPSSALTLTFEETHKQIMVENLPIGQEEKLF, encoded by the coding sequence ATGAATCTGACATTTTCCAGCCAGTATGACTTTATACCCCGCTACTTCCGACTAGCTCTAGCCAACGTCCTATCAAATATTATGGTACCGCTGGCTAATTTAGTCAGTGTCATCTTCTTAGGTCATCTTGAAGAAATCCATCACTTCGCTGGAGTCACACTCGCTGGAAACTTGCTTAACTTTCTCTACTTCGTTTTACTCTTTTTACGAATGGGAACCACTGGAGTAACAGCGCAAGCAGTTGGACGAAATGACCGAGAAGGTATGTTGTTGGTAGGACTGCGTAATGGTTTAATTGCTCTGATGCTGGGGAGTGCGATCGCACTCTTGCGATACCCTTTGGGAGAGATTGGGTTTGCCCTACTAAATGTTACCCCAGAGATCAAATCTTCAGGTCTTGCCTATTTCAACGCCCAAATTTGGGGAGCGCCTGCGGTTTTGCTCAATTTTGTCCTGATAGGTTGGCTACTAGGACGAGAAAAAAGTGGCTTAGTTGTGCTGTTGTCATTCGTTGGCAATGGTATCAAAATCGCACTTGACTATCTGTTTATTATCTATTTGGGATGGGAAAGTACAGGGGCAGGAGTTTCTTCTGCAACAAGCCAATATCTATCGTTGTTGGTGGGATTGATATTTTTGTGCAGAGAATTTCAGTGGATTGAAATACGAACTCTAGCTGGAAAAATCTGGGAAATCTCAGCTATAAAATCTAACTTGACCCTGAATGGAAACATCTTTATTAGCAATTTAGTTCTTTTGTTTATCTCCTTAACATTTAGCTATCAAGGAGTACAAATGGGGACGATGATTTATGCTCAAAATGCTTTACTGTGGCAGATAGTCAGTTTTAATACATATTTTGTAGACGGATTGGGATTTGGTACAGAAACTTTGGTAGGCAACTTTAAAGGAAAAGGATCTGCACAACAATTAGCACCCCTGGCTGGTGTTTCTGTCTTAACTGCTCTGGTAGTAGGATTGTTTTTCGGGGGGGTGTGTGTGCTATTTCCTGATCCTATTTTTAGGTTGTTAACTAACCACACCGAAGTCGTATCTAACATAGATACTTTTGTTCCCTGGTTGCTACTCGTCCTCATACTTAGTTCAATAGATTTCACCCTGGAAGGATACTTCTTAGGGTTGGCACAAGGACATACTCTTCGTAATGTTAGCTTAATCGCTTTTATCGTCGGGTTTGCGCCTACGAATTTTGTTGCGATTAAGTTTTCAAGTAACCATCTCTTGTGGTTGAGTCTATCTGTTTTTTATGCAATCAGAATGCTGATGTTTGTCATCAAGTTACCTAGTACATTTAGCAATGATATTGACGATAGTAGTGTTTCCCTCGCAGCTTTAGAACCAAGTTCAGCCTTGACTCTGACTTTTGAAGAAACCCATAAACAGATAATGGTCGAAAATTTGCCGATAGGTCAAGAAGAGAAGTTATTTTGA
- a CDS encoding non-ribosomal peptide synthetase codes for MNTYEFLSHLRSLDVKLFLDGERLKCKAPKGILTPQLQAQIAERKAEILAFLHKDALSAIKPVSRTENLPLSFAQARLWFLDKLQPNSGFYNIHIVWRFSGQLSIDALQSSLNEIICRHEALRTNFVTQENQPVQIIAATLSLPLEIANLRHLSPEEREVEMQRLVTDEAVRPFDLEQEALVRATLLQLGLTEYVFVLTAHHIIFDGWSVGVFVQELATLYTAFWTNKPAILPELPVQYADFAVWQRQWLEQEGLAEQLSYWQQQLEGAPTLLELPTDRPRPAIQTNRGKHQQFTLLRSQGDAMDSLSKRAGVTPFMAFFAVFVTLLYRYTGEKDIVVGTPIAGRNRSEIEGIIGLFVNTLVLRTDLSGDPSFEQLLIRVREVSLQAYTHQDLPFEKLVDALQIKRSLSHLPLFQVMFDLQNVPIPSLDLPEINVSSFPVETGTAKFDLALSIENTSSGLIAEWEYNSDLFDDATIARMAGNFQTLLTAIVTNPEQPISQLPLLTEIEQHQLLIEWNNTKKDYPLDKCIHQLFESQVKRNPDAVAVELAGEKLTYQELNQRANQLAHHLINLGVNADVLVGICVERTPLMVIGLLAILKAGSGYVPLDPAYPRERLAYMLDDSQAQILLTQQQLIDSLPSTGTKVICLDSDWELISKQSQKNPETEVKPHNLAYVIYTSGSTGKPKGVMIEHRSLVNFTLSVADKYKISNTDRILQAASISFDAAAEEIYPCLLSGATLVLRTAEMLGSISTFVEKCWEWNLTVLMVGTAYWHQLTSELATTNDTLPTSVRLISTGGEKWLPEKLKLWQKCMDKRSLVHNLKSPPMLMNGYGPTEATVLSTVYDLSQLVVEDTQTRQLIGKAFDNVQIYILDSYLQPVPIGVPGELHIGGVGLARGYLHRPDLTAQKFIPNPFNQSERLYKTGDLVRYLPDGNIEFIGRIDNQVKIRGFRIELGEIETVLVTHPQVLEAVVIDSDDIPGSKRLVAYVVTRSKSEIKGQLRSFVKQKLPDYMIPSAFVVLDALPLTPNGKLDRRNLPKPDTARHELETDLVAPNTESEEILAKIWREVLHLEQVGIHDNFFELGGDSILSIQIIFKAKQAGLQLTAKQIFQHQTIAELAAVNNVTRIVRAEQGLVTGLLPLTPIQNWFFAQNFLEPHHFNQSFLLEVPQTLDPALLSLVVQQLLLHHDALRLRFVQSNSDWQQINATPDDTISFSHVDLSGISEAEQKETIEATAASLQTSLNLAAGAIVRVVFFALGTDKASRLLIIIHHLAVDGVSWRILLEDLQTAYQQISRGEKIQLRSKTTSFKYWAEKLNAYAQSDTAKQELTYWQGISRTQITRIPVDHALGANTVASTRIVSVSLSPSETRALLQEVPKAYKTQINDILLTALVQTLSKWTGSSSVLLDLEGHGREDIFDDVDLSRTVGWFTAIFPVLLELKATDNLADVIKSIKEQLRAVPNRGIGYGVLRYLSGDADITSQLSATPQPEISFNYLGQFDWGTQENSFYKPASESVGAEHSQSESCDRLLDINGLVVEGQLQLDWTYSENFHQRATIENLAQDFVERLQSLIAHCLSADISANQTIHHQENNLSAPLHLLELTENISDLLPEDTELAYPLAKMQEFMLYHYANDHQKMGVYHGQESFDIYDDHLSLNAFKKALEILVQKHPTLRTAFIFHNGKPVCQVVKKNLIFSINEKDISNIESDAQENYIDEVVKQDRQNLFNVENPHEPLFRLWIFRKAENRFEFFMSIHHAITDGWSSIEFLNQLYDLYSAIKKGEEITVSTAANVYQEFVTLEKEIIGSPDASNFWRLHLRDYTYKPLQPLINSGKQVEYTAEEYNFGSEIIADLREYSRKLKVSPKAIFLSTYLDLIGTFIKEKTVSVGVISNGRTERLSDPFGALGLFWNIVPFCQIITEDKGAQIKNVQQSLIDIEPYVRYPLLQIFSDQQLKPISRAELFFATFNFVHFHNAKDVSEHTGLEINRRRFHDKFNFPLNYGVAMESFSGNVSIRVEYDRIYFSCQDIRSMLQNYIEILKNTVNR; via the coding sequence ATGAATACATACGAGTTTTTGTCTCACCTGCGTAGTTTGGATGTGAAACTTTTTCTTGATGGTGAGAGGCTAAAATGCAAAGCACCTAAAGGAATTTTGACACCGCAACTTCAAGCTCAGATAGCTGAACGCAAAGCAGAGATTCTGGCATTTCTACACAAGGACGCTCTTTCAGCAATTAAGCCAGTTAGTAGGACAGAAAACCTTCCACTCTCCTTTGCACAAGCAAGACTGTGGTTTCTGGACAAATTGCAACCCAATAGTGGATTTTACAACATCCACATTGTCTGGCGTTTTAGCGGTCAACTCAGTATAGATGCGTTGCAATCGAGCTTAAACGAAATTATCTGCCGTCATGAAGCATTACGCACAAACTTCGTCACCCAAGAGAATCAACCCGTTCAGATTATTGCTGCAACTCTTTCTTTGCCACTGGAAATCGCGAACTTGCGGCATCTGTCTCCAGAGGAGCGAGAAGTGGAGATGCAGCGATTGGTTACAGATGAAGCAGTGCGACCTTTTGATCTAGAACAAGAAGCTTTAGTTCGTGCGACGCTCTTACAGCTTGGCTTAACAGAGTACGTCTTTGTGCTAACAGCGCACCACATTATTTTTGATGGTTGGTCAGTAGGCGTATTCGTCCAAGAGTTAGCAACACTCTACACGGCATTCTGGACTAATAAACCTGCAATTTTGCCTGAATTACCTGTACAGTATGCCGACTTTGCTGTGTGGCAACGACAGTGGTTAGAACAGGAAGGACTTGCAGAGCAGCTATCCTATTGGCAGCAACAACTTGAAGGCGCTCCCACCTTACTAGAACTTCCCACCGATAGACCAAGACCAGCTATTCAAACAAATCGGGGAAAACATCAACAATTTACACTTTTGCGATCGCAAGGTGATGCTATGGACTCACTTAGCAAGCGTGCGGGAGTCACCCCGTTCATGGCGTTTTTTGCGGTCTTTGTTACCTTGCTTTATCGCTATACAGGTGAAAAGGACATCGTAGTAGGTACACCCATTGCTGGCCGCAATCGTTCAGAAATAGAAGGGATAATTGGTCTTTTTGTCAATACTTTAGTGCTGCGGACTGATTTGTCAGGCGACCCCAGTTTTGAGCAGTTGCTGATTAGGGTGCGGGAAGTATCACTGCAAGCTTATACTCATCAAGACCTGCCCTTTGAAAAATTGGTAGATGCCTTGCAAATTAAGCGTTCCTTGAGCCATTTGCCTCTGTTTCAGGTGATGTTCGATCTCCAGAATGTACCCATACCATCTTTGGATTTGCCTGAGATTAATGTCAGTTCTTTTCCTGTAGAAACGGGAACGGCAAAGTTCGATTTGGCGCTATCAATTGAGAATACCTCTTCTGGATTAATAGCCGAATGGGAATACAATAGCGACCTGTTTGATGATGCAACGATCGCTCGCATGGCAGGAAATTTCCAGACTTTACTGACAGCAATTGTAACCAATCCAGAGCAGCCCATTTCCCAATTACCACTGCTAACAGAAATTGAGCAACATCAATTGTTAATAGAGTGGAATAATACTAAAAAAGATTATCCATTAGATAAGTGTATTCACCAATTATTTGAGTCGCAAGTAAAGCGAAATCCTGATGCAGTAGCGGTGGAGTTGGCAGGGGAAAAATTAACCTACCAAGAATTAAATCAACGTGCAAACCAACTGGCACACCACTTGATAAATCTGGGTGTAAATGCAGACGTGTTAGTAGGGATATGTGTAGAGCGTACACCCTTAATGGTGATCGGATTATTAGCAATCCTCAAAGCAGGTAGTGGATATGTGCCATTAGACCCAGCTTATCCCAGAGAGCGCCTAGCTTATATGTTGGATGATTCTCAAGCCCAAATATTGCTAACTCAACAGCAGTTAATAGACTCATTGCCGTCTACTGGAACAAAGGTAATCTGCTTAGATAGCGACTGGGAATTAATCAGCAAACAAAGTCAGAAAAACCCAGAAACTGAGGTCAAACCGCATAACTTAGCTTATGTAATTTATACATCAGGGTCTACAGGAAAACCGAAAGGGGTGATGATAGAACATCGGTCATTAGTGAATTTCACCCTATCGGTAGCAGATAAATATAAAATCAGCAACACAGACCGCATCCTACAAGCAGCATCCATCAGTTTTGATGCCGCAGCCGAAGAAATCTATCCCTGTTTGCTCAGTGGTGCAACCCTAGTGCTAAGAACTGCCGAAATGTTGGGTTCTATTTCCACATTTGTGGAGAAGTGCTGGGAGTGGAATCTGACAGTATTAATGGTAGGAACAGCCTATTGGCATCAGTTAACGTCAGAATTAGCCACAACCAATGATACCCTACCAACCTCAGTCCGACTGATATCGACTGGGGGAGAAAAATGGCTACCAGAAAAGTTGAAACTGTGGCAAAAGTGTATGGACAAGCGATCGCTTGTCCATAATTTAAAATCACCACCGATGTTGATGAACGGCTACGGACCAACAGAAGCAACCGTATTGTCAACTGTATATGACTTATCGCAGTTAGTAGTAGAAGATACACAAACACGGCAACTAATTGGTAAAGCTTTTGATAATGTGCAAATCTACATCCTCGATAGTTACCTGCAACCAGTCCCCATCGGTGTACCAGGAGAATTACATATTGGCGGTGTGGGTTTAGCTAGGGGTTATCTCCACCGTCCAGATTTAACAGCACAGAAATTTATTCCCAACCCTTTTAATCAATCCGAACGTCTGTATAAAACAGGGGATTTGGTGCGTTATTTACCCGACGGGAACATCGAGTTTATCGGTCGAATTGATAATCAAGTGAAGATTCGGGGTTTTCGCATTGAATTGGGGGAAATTGAAACTGTATTGGTTACACACCCGCAAGTATTAGAAGCTGTAGTTATTGATTCTGATGATATTCCTGGTTCTAAACGCTTGGTTGCTTATGTTGTGACTCGCAGCAAGTCGGAAATTAAAGGTCAATTGCGCTCTTTTGTCAAACAGAAGTTGCCAGATTACATGATCCCTTCTGCTTTTGTGGTTTTGGATGCTCTACCCCTTACCCCTAATGGCAAGCTTGATCGCCGCAATCTACCTAAGCCTGATACAGCACGTCATGAACTAGAAACGGATCTAGTAGCACCTAACACTGAGTCTGAAGAAATACTAGCCAAAATCTGGCGTGAGGTTCTGCACCTTGAGCAAGTTGGCATCCATGACAACTTCTTTGAACTAGGTGGGGATTCCATTCTTAGCATTCAGATTATTTTTAAAGCCAAACAGGCCGGACTGCAACTGACTGCAAAGCAGATATTTCAACACCAGACGATCGCTGAATTAGCAGCAGTGAATAATGTTACTCGAATAGTGAGGGCAGAACAAGGGCTGGTAACTGGGTTATTACCTCTAACACCCATCCAAAACTGGTTTTTTGCCCAAAATTTCCTAGAACCTCACCATTTCAATCAGTCATTTCTCCTGGAAGTACCGCAAACACTTGATCCGGCTCTGTTGTCGCTAGTTGTGCAACAATTATTGTTACATCATGATGCGCTGCGCTTACGTTTTGTGCAGTCTAATTCAGATTGGCAACAGATTAACGCTACCCCTGATGATACTATTTCTTTTTCTCATGTAGATTTATCGGGAATATCAGAGGCAGAACAAAAAGAAACCATAGAAGCTACTGCTGCTTCCCTACAAACCAGCTTGAATCTTGCTGCTGGTGCAATAGTGCGAGTAGTGTTTTTTGCTCTTGGTACTGACAAAGCCAGCCGATTACTAATCATCATCCACCACCTAGCAGTAGACGGCGTTTCCTGGCGGATTTTGTTAGAAGATTTGCAAACAGCCTACCAACAAATCAGTCGCGGCGAAAAGATTCAGCTTCGTTCCAAGACGACATCTTTTAAATACTGGGCTGAAAAACTGAATGCTTACGCGCAATCAGATACTGCAAAGCAAGAACTAACTTATTGGCAAGGCATTTCACGTACACAAATTACCCGGATACCAGTAGATCATGCCTTAGGTGCTAACACCGTAGCATCTACCCGCATAGTATCGGTATCACTTTCACCGAGCGAAACCCGCGCTCTGTTGCAGGAAGTTCCCAAAGCTTATAAAACTCAGATCAATGATATCTTGCTGACTGCTTTGGTGCAGACCTTAAGTAAATGGACTGGTAGTAGCTCTGTGTTGCTCGACCTTGAAGGTCATGGACGGGAAGATATTTTTGACGATGTAGATTTATCGCGGACAGTCGGTTGGTTTACGGCGATTTTCCCTGTACTTTTAGAGTTAAAAGCAACAGATAATCTAGCAGATGTAATTAAGTCTATCAAAGAACAACTCCGTGCTGTTCCTAACCGAGGAATTGGTTACGGTGTGCTGCGCTATTTGAGTGGGGATGCAGATATTACCTCTCAACTTTCTGCAACACCACAACCAGAAATAAGTTTTAACTATTTGGGACAATTTGATTGGGGAACGCAAGAAAATTCCTTTTACAAACCAGCCTCTGAATCAGTGGGGGCAGAACATAGCCAGAGCGAAAGTTGCGATCGCTTGCTAGATATTAACGGACTCGTCGTAGAAGGACAGTTACAGCTAGACTGGACTTATAGCGAGAATTTCCACCAACGCGCCACAATTGAAAATCTCGCTCAAGATTTTGTGGAAAGATTGCAATCGCTAATTGCCCATTGTTTATCTGCTGATATATCTGCAAATCAGACCATTCACCATCAGGAAAATAATCTTTCTGCGCCCTTACATTTATTAGAACTGACTGAGAATATCTCTGATTTACTGCCTGAAGATACTGAATTGGCGTATCCTCTTGCCAAAATGCAAGAATTTATGTTGTATCATTACGCCAATGACCATCAAAAAATGGGGGTTTACCACGGACAGGAATCATTCGATATATACGATGATCATCTTTCTTTAAATGCCTTTAAGAAAGCTCTAGAAATTCTGGTACAAAAACATCCGACTTTGAGGACGGCGTTTATTTTTCATAACGGCAAACCAGTTTGTCAGGTGGTTAAAAAAAATCTGATATTTTCCATCAATGAAAAAGACATTAGCAACATCGAATCGGATGCACAGGAAAATTACATTGATGAGGTTGTAAAGCAAGATAGACAAAATTTATTCAATGTTGAAAATCCCCATGAACCACTTTTTAGACTCTGGATTTTTCGTAAGGCCGAGAATAGATTTGAATTCTTCATGTCCATACATCATGCAATTACAGATGGCTGGAGTAGTATCGAATTTCTTAACCAACTGTATGACTTATATTCTGCTATCAAAAAAGGTGAAGAAATTACAGTATCTACAGCCGCCAATGTCTACCAGGAATTTGTTACTTTGGAAAAAGAGATAATTGGCTCACCAGACGCATCTAATTTCTGGAGGCTTCACTTGAGAGATTATACATATAAACCATTACAGCCGTTAATTAATTCAGGCAAACAAGTAGAATATACTGCTGAAGAATACAATTTTGGCTCAGAAATAATTGCCGATTTACGTGAATACTCTCGAAAATTGAAAGTTTCACCAAAAGCAATTTTCTTGAGTACCTACCTTGACCTCATTGGTACTTTTATCAAAGAAAAAACGGTTTCTGTAGGAGTTATATCCAATGGTAGAACAGAAAGATTATCTGATCCCTTTGGAGCTTTGGGTTTATTCTGGAATATTGTTCCGTTTTGCCAAATAATTACAGAAGATAAAGGCGCACAAATTAAAAATGTACAGCAATCCCTAATTGATATCGAACCTTATGTTAGATATCCACTTTTACAAATTTTTTCAGACCAACAATTAAAACCTATTTCTAGGGCAGAGTTATTTTTCGCTACGTTTAATTTTGTACATTTTCATAATGCTAAAGATGTTTCTGAGCATACTGGCTTAGAGATAAACAGGAGAAGGTTTCATGACAAGTTTAACTTCCCTTTAAATTATGGTGTTGCAATGGAATCATTCTCAGGAAATGTCAGCATACGTGTAGAATATGATCGCATATATTTTAGTTGCCAAGATATTCGCTCAATGCTTCAGAATTACATTGAAATCTTAAAAAATACAGTTAATAGATGA
- a CDS encoding non-ribosomal peptide synthetase, whose protein sequence is MQFPLSYGQQAMLFLYQIAPQNIAYNIYTTVRISSELDLEAWHRAWLLIVERHPILRTTYTQHEDQPVQVVHPYQEVDIKVTDAAAWNLDYLQKQILAEADRPYNLETGPMLRVHLFTQSATEHIQLLAMHHIAGDMWSFDILLNEFQLLYAAEVKTSLQVSSQVIENSFISNFQTDNILSLPKLSYTDYVRWQTEILTSSQGEQLSAYWLKQLAGELPLLDIPLDKLRPSVQTYGGATHIIELDEELLKKLRKFSASEKTSLYRIFLAAFFVLFYRLSGQEDILVGCPVAGRSGREEFARIVGYFTDPVVCRANLAGNPTFKEFLAQVRRTVSEAKKHQDYPFPLLVKQLAPERDSSRPPLFQVALTWQKHRWYENVQKSSLVMSPEVIEGHQRGSAFDIDLAIIEAGTELQLCWQYNTDLFDAATVERVAGNYQTLLESILTNPEQPISQLPLLTEIEQHQLLIEWNNTKKDYPLDKCIHQLFELQVECNPDAVAVELAGEKLTYQELNQRATQLAHHLINLGVNADVLVGICVERTPLMVIGLLAILKAGGGYVPLDPAYPRERLAYMLDDSQAQILLTQQQLIDSLPSTGTKVICLDSDWELISKQSQKNPETEVKPHNLAYVIYTSGSTGKPKGVMIEHRSLVNFTLSVADKYKISNTDRILQAASISFDAAAEEIYPCLLSGATLVLRTAEMLGSISTFVEKCWEWNLTVLMVGTAYWHQLTSELATTNDTLPTSVRLISTGGEKWLPEKLKLWQKCMDKRSLVHNLKSPPMLMNGYGPTEATVLSTVYDLSQLVVEDTQTRQLIGKAFDNVQIYILDSYLQPVPIGVPGELHIGGVGLARGYLHRPDLTAQKFIPNPFNQSERLYKTGDLVRYLPDGNIEFIGRIDNQVKIRGFRIELGEIETVLVTHPQVLEAVVIDSDDIPGSKRLVAYVVTRSKSEIKGQLRSFVKQKLPDYMIPSAFVVLDALPLTPNGKLDRRNLPKPDQTRPDIEANYVAPQTEVERRIAAVWEEVLHLENIGIHDHFFEIGGHSLLATQIISRLRQVLQMDLSVRTLFEAPTIARFAEYCEIIHATVQGLQHSFDTSDGEYEEIEI, encoded by the coding sequence ATGCAATTTCCCCTCTCGTATGGTCAACAAGCGATGTTGTTTCTCTACCAGATAGCACCTCAAAACATCGCTTACAATATATATACGACGGTGCGGATTAGCTCAGAGTTAGACTTGGAAGCATGGCATCGAGCGTGGCTTCTTATAGTAGAACGTCATCCTATCCTGCGAACTACCTATACGCAGCATGAAGATCAACCTGTTCAAGTAGTTCACCCATACCAAGAAGTAGATATTAAAGTAACAGATGCTGCTGCTTGGAACTTAGACTATTTGCAGAAGCAAATTCTGGCAGAAGCTGACCGTCCCTACAACTTGGAAACAGGCCCAATGCTGCGGGTTCATTTATTTACACAGTCGGCAACTGAACATATTCAATTGCTGGCTATGCACCACATTGCTGGGGATATGTGGTCTTTTGACATATTATTAAATGAATTCCAATTACTATATGCCGCTGAAGTAAAAACATCGCTTCAAGTTTCTTCACAGGTTATCGAAAATTCTTTTATTTCCAATTTCCAAACAGATAATATTCTTTCCCTGCCGAAACTATCATACACAGATTATGTGCGTTGGCAAACAGAGATATTGACAAGTTCTCAAGGTGAACAACTTTCAGCATATTGGCTCAAACAATTAGCTGGTGAGTTGCCGCTTTTAGATATTCCGCTGGATAAACTGCGACCAAGTGTGCAGACTTATGGTGGCGCAACACACATCATTGAGCTAGATGAAGAATTGCTCAAAAAGCTAAGAAAGTTTTCAGCATCTGAAAAGACCAGCCTTTATAGAATTTTCCTCGCTGCTTTCTTCGTACTGTTTTACCGCTTATCGGGTCAAGAAGACATACTAGTAGGCTGTCCGGTGGCAGGTCGGTCAGGTCGCGAGGAGTTTGCAAGAATTGTCGGCTATTTCACAGACCCCGTTGTATGCCGTGCAAATCTGGCGGGAAATCCTACCTTCAAAGAGTTTCTCGCTCAAGTACGTCGCACAGTTTCTGAGGCTAAAAAGCATCAAGATTATCCTTTTCCCCTATTAGTAAAACAGCTCGCACCTGAGAGAGATTCTAGTCGTCCTCCTCTGTTCCAAGTTGCCCTAACTTGGCAAAAACATCGCTGGTACGAGAATGTCCAAAAATCATCTTTAGTGATGTCGCCAGAGGTTATCGAAGGACATCAGCGAGGATCAGCATTTGACATAGATTTGGCAATTATTGAAGCTGGTACTGAGCTTCAGCTTTGCTGGCAATACAATACTGACCTGTTTGATGCTGCCACTGTAGAACGAGTAGCAGGAAATTATCAAACTTTGCTAGAAAGCATCTTAACCAATCCAGAGCAGCCCATTTCCCAATTACCACTGCTAACAGAAATTGAGCAACATCAATTGTTAATAGAGTGGAATAATACTAAAAAAGATTATCCATTAGATAAGTGTATTCACCAATTATTTGAGTTGCAAGTAGAGTGCAATCCTGATGCAGTAGCGGTGGAGTTGGCAGGGGAAAAATTAACCTACCAAGAATTAAATCAACGTGCAACCCAACTGGCACACCACTTGATAAATTTGGGTGTAAATGCAGACGTGTTAGTGGGGATATGTGTAGAGCGTACACCCTTAATGGTGATCGGATTATTAGCAATCCTCAAAGCAGGTGGTGGATATGTGCCACTAGACCCAGCTTATCCCAGAGAGCGCCTAGCTTATATGTTGGATGATTCTCAAGCCCAAATATTGCTGACTCAACAGCAGTTAATAGACTCATTGCCGTCTACTGGAACAAAGGTAATCTGCTTAGATAGCGACTGGGAATTAATCAGCAAACAAAGTCAGAAAAACCCAGAAACTGAGGTCAAACCGCATAACTTAGCTTATGTAATTTATACATCAGGGTCTACAGGAAAACCGAAAGGGGTGATGATAGAACATCGGTCATTAGTGAATTTCACCCTATCGGTAGCAGATAAATATAAAATCAGCAACACAGACCGCATCCTGCAAGCAGCATCCATCAGTTTTGATGCCGCAGCCGAAGAAATCTATCCCTGTTTGCTCAGTGGTGCAACCCTAGTGCTAAGAACTGCCGAAATGTTGGGTTCTATTTCCACATTTGTGGAGAAGTGCTGGGAGTGGAATCTGACAGTATTAATGGTAGGAACAGCCTATTGGCATCAGTTAACGTCAGAATTAGCCACAACCAATGATACCCTACCAACCTCAGTCCGACTGATATCGACTGGGGGAGAAAAATGGCTACCAGAAAAGTTGAAACTGTGGCAAAAGTGTATGGACAAGCGATCGCTTGTCCATAATTTAAAATCACCACCGATGTTGATGAACGGCTACGGACCAACAGAAGCAACCGTATTGTCAACTGTATATGACTTATCGCAGTTAGTAGTAGAAGATACACAAACACGGCAACTAATTGGTAAAGCTTTTGATAATGTGCAAATCTACATCCTCGATAGTTACCTGCAACCAGTCCCCATCGGTGTACCAGGAGAATTACATATTGGCGGTGTGGGTTTAGCTAGGGGTTATCTCCACCGTCCAGATTTAACAGCACAGAAATTTATTCCCAACCCTTTTAATCAATCCGAACGTCTGTATAAAACAGGGGATTTGGTGCGTTATTTACCCGACGGGAACATCGAGTTTATCGGTCGAATTGATAATCAAGTGAAGATTCGGGGTTTTCGCATTGAATTGGGGGAAATTGAAACTGTATTGGTTACACACCCGCAAGTATTAGAAGCTGTAGTTATTGATTCTGATGATATTCCTGGTTCTAAACGCTTGGTTGCTTATGTTGTGACTCGCAGCAAGTCGGAAATTAAAGGTCAATTGCGCTCTTTTGTCAAACAGAAGTTGCCAGATTACATGATCCCTTCTGCTTTTGTGGTTTTGGATGCTCTGCCCCTTACCCCTAATGGCAAGCTTGATCGCCGCAATCTACCTAAGCCTGACCAAACTAGACCTGATATAGAAGCAAATTACGTAGCGCCTCAGACTGAGGTTGAGCGACGCATTGCGGCTGTCTGGGAAGAGGTACTTCATTTAGAAAACATAGGTATCCACGATCACTTTTTTGAAATCGGTGGTCATTCCCTGCTTGCCACCCAAATCATATCTCGGCTACGTCAAGTCCTCCAGATGGATTTGTCCGTGCGTACCTTATTTGAAGCACCAACCATAGCTAGATTTGCCGAATATTGTGAGATAATCCATGCAACAGTGCAAGGACTACAGCATTCTTTTGATACATCTGATGGTGAGTACGAGGAAATTGAGATATGA